In the Osmia bicornis bicornis unplaced genomic scaffold, iOsmBic2.1, whole genome shotgun sequence genome, tttccttgaggtaaatctgcaaatatctcggaaacggtgcgagctatggcaaaatgttaagaaaccttttttgtaggaaattaaattgccTCCTATTTATGtactatgacattttttgatcagatgcgtagttcgTAGTTAGAAGAAAGGGGctacagtgtttcttcatccttataatgttggtgcggcttcggaacttttaaatatctcgatatatctcgaaaactacgcatctgatcaagaaatgtcatagaacataaatagtaggaaatatcattattaccatatctgcattgatatgtaatatacattaaataacaatatcattattactatgtcttcatcagatataatgtaatatattgacgccttcctacagatcaatgtacatttaataacaatataattattactatatctgcgttagatatgtaatatacatttattaacaatatcattactactctatcttcattagatacaatgtaataaaatcaaatcaaTTTGCAGCACTGCAAAGCGGCCATGGACCTGCTCCGTTGGCGACTTGCGGCGCAGCACACAGATATACATAAATACACGGATATAGCCCTGATACAAGAGCCCTGGTTAATCCAAGGGCAAGTAGGGGGGCTAGATATGAAACAAGGCTTCATCTTCCATGGAGACCTGGAGACTGGACCCAGGGCATGCGTGTACGCGAAAAGAGGGCTCGGGGCAACGAAACTGGCAGAATTCTGCACAAGAGACCAAGCAGCAGTCCTACTCCGAGCGGGGGTGGGAGGTAGCAGGGCGAACCTGGTGGTTTGCTCGACTTACCAGCCCTATGACTCTGAGGGGCCCCCGCCAACGATGGAACTCAGAGAGCTGGCGGACTACTGCAAGGTCAACGGGCTGCAACTAGTGATTTGGTGCGACGCAAATGCTCACCATATCGTCTGGGGCAGCAGCAATATAAACAAAAGAGGCGAGGCATTATTAGAATACCTCGCTACCACGGATCTGGAGATTCTAAACAGAGGCTCCAGTCCAACGTTTGTCACCTCCCGGCGACAGGAGGTGCTTGACATCACGCTGGGCTCCGCAAAGGCAGCCCAAGCCATACAAGATTGGCGTGTGGAAGATGAGGCTACGCTATCTGACTACAGGCTAATCACTTTCAAGTTAAAGACGAATGCAGACCTAAGGGCCTCGGAAACATACAGGAACCCCTGGGCCACCTGCTGGCCTCAATACCGTGAGAGCCTAGAGGGAGACCTCAGGGGGCACTGCGTGATACCGAGGACCACGAAGGGGATCGAGATGGAGGTCGCAAGACTGCAGACCTCAATCATCGGCTCCTACGAAAGATCATGCCCGTTAAAACAAAGGAAAGAAAGCAAAAGGGTTCCCTGGTGGAACAATGAACTGAATAAGCTCAGAGCCAGGGCCCGGAAGCTTCTGAACAAGGCGATGAAGGCAAATACCGTAGAAGCCTGGGACTCGTATAAAGAGGTCCAGAAAGCCTACAAAAAAACGATCAGAGTATCCAAAAGAAGGACCTGGAAAAACTTCTGCCAAGAAACCGAGGCCCTACCGCTGGTAGCTCGGCTTCGCAAGGTATTTGTATCCGGGCCTCCACAAAAACCGGAAGGTCTAAAAGTTCCCAATGGAGGAGTCACAGTTGACTCCCTGCAGTCGTTGAGGCACCTTGTGGAGACGCACTTCCCAGGCTCGGAACTGATACCGGAGGAACTGTTCCAGAAGCAACAGGCACCTCTCAGGAACAGCGCACGGGACTGGGAACTGGCCTCAAAGGTGGTCACGATAGACAGATTAAGATGGGCTATAAACTCGTTTAGTAGGTACAAAAGCCCGGGTGTAGACGGGATCTTCCCGGCTCTTCTTCAGGAAGCCGGAGAGGACCTGTTGAGGCAGCTATGTAAGATATACAGAGCATCCCTGGCACTGGGATATGTACCGCTTCAATGGAGAATAGCCAGGGTGGTCTTCCTGCCTAAACCAGGCAGAAGTGGCTACGATACGGCGAAATTCTTCAGGCCAATCAGCCTAACATCCTTTCTACTAAAAACTTTAGAAAGGCTGGCTGATAGACACATCAGAGAGCATGCACTGGCAGAAAGGCCAATACACGCCTCCCAGCATGCGTACCAGTCGGGCAAATCCGTGGGGACGGCGCTCCACCATCTTGTAAGGGAGGTGGAAGAGGCCCTATCCCAGGGGGAGTCCGTCGTGAGTATTTTCATAGACATAGAAGGGGCTTTCGACAGCACATCTTTCGATGTGATGAATGAAGCAGCAAGAAGCTTCGGGATTGACGACAGTCTGGTCACCTGGATCGACAATATGCTAGGAACCAGGACCATAATAACCTCCTCGGATGGGTCTTCGTTGAGGGCACGCATCGCAAGGGGTTGCCCGCAGGGGGGGAGTCCTGTCTCCCCTGCTGTGGACCCTTGTGGTAGACGGGCTACTCCGCAGGCTCAGCGAGGAAGGTTTTCTGATGATAGGGTATGCGGATGACATCTGCATATTGGTTAGAAGCAGACACCCGCACTATATAGCGAGAAGACTGCAAAAAGCACTCATACTCGTGCAAAAATGGTGCCTATCCCATAAACTCATGGTAAACCCTACCAAGACAGAGATGGTACTATTCTCGAGGAAAAGACGCTTTGAATTCAAGGCCCCCTCACTGTTCGGGGTGGAGATTAGTCTATCCATCTCAGCGAAATATCTAGGGGTCACCCTAGATATGAAGCTAAATTGGAAACTCCACATCGGAAAGCAGGCACAAAAGGCAATCGCAACTTACTGGGCCTGCAGGAGGATGTTTGGAACTACGTAGGGACTAAAACCAAGAATGGTCAGGTGGATATACACCGCAATCTTGGTACCCCAAGTAACATATGCCTCTGTTGTATGGTGGATCTCTATGAAGAAACAATGCAACAGGAGGCACCTGGAGAAGATCCACCGCCTAGCATTGCTCGGGATGACTGGGGCTTTCCGCACCACACCGACAATGGCAATGGGGACACTCATGGACCTGGCACCACCACATATCATGGTAGAAGCAGGAGCCAAGAGCACAGCCATAAAACTATTCTTAGCAGGCAAATGGAAGATGGCTTCAACGGGCCACGCGTCTATCCTTAGGGAATTCAGGGAACCAGGAGAGGCCTTAACTCTAGGAGGAGACGCGTGCGACCCGACATACCATTTTAAAAACAGCTTCCGGGTAAACATCCCATGCAAGGAAGCGTGGGAAGTAAACCGGGAGGAACTCCTCACTCCGGGAGGGCTGATCTGGTATACGGACGGCTCCAAAACCAAGACGGGTACCGGA is a window encoding:
- the LOC123988682 gene encoding uncharacterized protein LOC123988682 yields the protein MVRWIYTAILVPQVTYASVVWWISMKKQCNRRHLEKIHRLALLGMTGAFRTTPTMAMGTLMDLAPPHIMVEAGAKSTAIKLFLAGKWKMASTGHASILREFREPGEALTLGGDACDPTYHFKNSFRVNIPCKEAWEVNREELLTPGGLIWYTDGSKTKTGTGAGIWGERPRAEIAMSLDPHVSILQAEVFAIWACAKLCLERNYRDKHIYICSDSKAALGSIRATIVRSMLIQDCTDMLERLANNNNRVNLIWVPGYAGIPGNEKANMLAREEGPAQTQHTA